The Corythoichthys intestinalis isolate RoL2023-P3 chromosome 1, ASM3026506v1, whole genome shotgun sequence genome has a segment encoding these proteins:
- the lpin1a gene encoding phosphatidate phosphatase LPIN1 isoform X3, with protein sequence MNYVGQLAGQVFVQVKELYRGLNPATLSGCIDVIVVRQPNGSLHCSPFHVRFGKMGVLRSREKVVDIEINGEPVSLHMKLGENGEAFFVKEAENTLELVPAHLATSPIMSTGQELMDSHLNRSSSRHHDNVIGSSLPVQNIGPQQGDGGANKKRRKRRRKARPDGGGGRRDESGEEFSDDDNMFTIDLSSDEEREGDSVRTLYGDQGSAANSEWAHPQSHVIKETLSIPPSCGLSISCPQQTSHFSSHLSNPDDSLSSTPKSDSELANRGKDNPEMLWSWGELPKAAQPSFLTSHQKQDSSTSVSIPVSSSNQFRSINEAEPPSQPLYTSQQGESHANAGVSCTEMENLTTCPVVPSILHDHLEEDKNRGSPIRRTDSPSKRKEKRSQHLGADGVYLDDITELEPEVAALYFPKSEGAGSSMKVDSEMSVRSGNQSPQSVGSCGMDSGVDSLLDHIGDLPHVAISLCGGLSDNKEITQEHFMERAVSYQQFSENPSLIDDPNLVVKIGNKFYNWSTAAPVMLAMQVYQKPLPQASVENIMKDKMPKKGGRWWFSWRSRNSDSKSEPVSEAAGDRGDITMETATRMKDESSSSDEDHRPQTCQSDTLLGSGNICYKKTLRLTSEQLVSLQLKEGPNEVVFSVTTQYQGTCRCHGTIYLWNWDDKLVISDIDGTITRSDTLGHILPTLGKDWTHQGIARLYHKVSQNGYKFMYCSARAIGMADMTRGYLHWVNERGTMLPMGPVMLSPSSLFSALHREVIEKKPEKFKIECLTDIKQLFFPNTEPFYAAFGNRATVRSHAIKHMFEALPLIKHLCARFQDVYSYKEVGVPLNRIFTVNPKGELIQEHAKTNISSYGRLCEMVDHVFPVLLQKDGSDFPPSDTFDQRDYWSEQHSDECNQDKEDADSPLLESS encoded by the exons ATGAACTATGTGGGTCAGCTGGCGGGCCAGGTGTTCGTGCAGGTCAAGGAGCTGTACAGAGGCCTCAACCCCGCCACGCTCTCCGGCTGCATCGACGTGATCGTGGTACGCCAGCCCAATGGCTCCTTGCACTGCTCGCCCTTCCACGTGCGCTTCGGCAAAATGGGTGTCCTCCGCTCACGGGAGAAAGTG GTGGACATTGAGATCAATGGAGAACCAGTGAGTTTGCACATGAAGTTGGGAGAGAATGGAGAAGCCTTCTTTGTTAAAGAAGCTGAGAACACACTG GAATTGGTCCCAGCCCACTTGGCGACGTCACCCATCATGTCGACAGGTCAGGAGCTGATGGACTCCCACTTGAACAGGAGCAGCTCACGTCACCATG ACAACGTAATAGGCAGTTCGCTTCCTGTCCAAAACATCGGGCCACAGCAAGGCGACGGAGGGGCGAACAAGAAGAGGAGGAAAAGAAGGAGGAAGGCTCGGCCAGACGGTGGCGGAGGACGGAGGGATGAAAGCGGGGAGGAGTTTTCGGACGACGACAATATGTTTACGATCGACTTGAGTTCCGATGAGGAGAGAGAAGGAGATAGTGTACG AACTCTATACGGTGATCAAGGATCGGCAGCCAACTCAGAATGGGCACATCCACAGAG TCATGTGATTAAGGAGACTCTCTCCATCCCTCCGTCCTGCGGTCTGTCTATCTCCTGCCCTCAACAGACTTCTCACTTCTCCTCACACCTTAG CAACCCGGACGACTCTCTGTCTTCGACGCCGAAGAGCGATTCTGAGCTGGCCAATCGGGGTAAAGACAACCCTGAGATGCTTTGGAGTTGGGGTGAGCTGCCAAAAGCGGCTCAG CCATCCTTCCTGACTTCCCATCAGAAGCAGGACAGTTCCACCTCAGTCTCCATCCCAGTGTCTTCCAGCAATCAATTCAGAAGCATCAATGAAGCCGAACCCCCTTCCCAGCCTCTGTACACGTCTCAGCAAGGGGAGAGTCATGCCAATGCGGGTGTGTCCTGTACAGAGATGGAAAATTTAACCACATGTCCAGTAGTTCCCAGCATCCTCCATGATCACCTGGAGGAAGACAAGAACAGAGGGAGTCCCATCAGAAGAACAGATTCACCTTCCAAGAGGAAAG AGAAAAGAAGCCAGCATCTTGGTGCAGATGGGGTGTACTTGGATGATATTACAGAGCTGGAGCCTGAGGTTGCTGCTTTATATTTTCCTAAAAG TGAAGGAGCCGGCAGCTCGATGAAGGTAGATTCGGAAATGAGTGTTCGGAGTGGAAATCAGTCCCCGCAGTCCGTGGGCAGCTGTGGGatggacagcggagtggacagtCTTTTGGACCACATAGGGGACCTTCCTCACGTCGCCATTTCACTTTGCGGCGGACTCTCCGACAACAAGGAGATCACACAAG AACACTTCATGGAGAGGGCCGTTTCCTACCAGCAGTTCTCTGAAAACCCCTCGCTTATCGATGACCCCAACCTGGTGGTGAAGATTGGTAACAA GTTCTACAATTGGAGTACGGCGGCTCCGGTTATGTTGGCCATGCAAGTCTACCAGAAGCCACTGCCACAG GCCTCCGTGGAGAACATAATGAAGGACAAGATGCCCAAAAAGGGAGGGCGCTGGTGGTTTTCCTGGAGGAGCAGGAACAGTGACTCTAAATCG GAACCTGTGTCAGAAGCTGCAGGGGACCGAGGAGATATTACAATGGAGACAGCTACCAG AATGAAAGATGAGTCGTCCTCCAGCGACGAAGACCACAGACCCCAGACCTGCCAGTCCGACACACTCCTTGGTTCTGGCAACATTTGTTACAAGAAGACTCTTCGACTCACTTCAGAGCAGCTG GTCAGCCTGCAGCTGAAAGAGGGTCCGAATGAGGTGGTGTTCAGCGTGACAACACAATATCAAGGAACGTGTCGCTGCCATGGCACTATTTACTTATGGAACTGGGACGACAAGCTGGTCATTTCTGACATTGACGGAACCATCACTAg GTCAGACACACTGGGGCACATCCTGCCCACTCTGGGGAAAGACTGGACCCACCAGGGGATCGCAAGGCTCTACCACAAAGTCAGCCA AAACGGATATAAATTTATGTACTGCTCGGCGAGGGCCATCGGTATGGCAGACATGACTCGAGGTTACCTGCACTGGGTCAACGAGAGGGGGACAATGCTGCCGATGGGCCCGGTGATGCTCAGTCCCAGCAGTCTGTTTTCTGCATTGCACAG GGAAGTGATTGAGAAGAAGCCTGAGAAGTTCAAGATCGAGTGTCTGACAGACATCAAGCAACTATTCTTCCCCAATACGGAACCTTTCTATGCAGCTTTTGGCAACAGAGCTACAGTGAGATCACACGCCATAAAACACATGTTTGAAGCACTTCCATTGATTAAACATTTATGTGCCCGATTCCAGGATGTGTATTCCTACAAGGAGGTGGGTGTGCCTCTCAACAGGATCTTCACCGTAAATCCAAAGGGGGAGCTAAtacaagaacatgctaaaaccAACATCTCCTC GTATGGGCGCCTGTGCGAGATGGTGGACCATGTCTTTCCGGTCCTACTCCAAAAAGATGGAAGCGACTTTCCACCTTCGGACACTTTTGACCAGCGTGATTACTGGAGCGAGCAGCATTCTGACGAATGCAACCAGGACAAAGAAGATGCGGACTCACCACTTCTGGAAAGCAGCTAA